A genomic segment from Aegilops tauschii subsp. strangulata cultivar AL8/78 chromosome 1, Aet v6.0, whole genome shotgun sequence encodes:
- the LOC109733683 gene encoding arabinogalactan O-methyltransferase 2-like: MRRMHLGCVPDHHLLALHLWSTDGLNAKEFALLRSIVAARAPSRLLVVGLSPQLRALAAVNSEQGVATASDSAEDARGVLVGRGPSSSAAVHVSRYPDPAGEAWAVLRRARSSPVCRRPTGTVRKLGCRLVLTYLPREVLDARWDVVVVNGPSGAGPGEPGRMGAIYTTAARVTGGEAVDVTVHEMNRTKGRSDATANLLHPAAPWMPTDERLIAAAGR, from the coding sequence ATGCGCAGGATGCACCTTGGCTGTGTCCCGGACCACCACCTCCTCGCTCTTCACCTCTGGTCCACGGACGGCCTCAACGCCAAGGAGTTCGCGCTGCTCCGCTCCATCGTGGCCGCGCGCGCGCCCAGCAGGCTGCTTGTGGTCGGCCTCTCGCCGCAGCTCCGCGCGCTCGCCGCGGTCAACTCCGAGCAGGGCGTTGCCACCGCCTCCGACAGCGCCGAGGACGCGCGGGGCGTGCTCGTTGGGCGTGGCCCCAGCAGCTCGGCGGCCGTCCATGTTTCAAGGTACCCCGACCCGGCCGGGGAGGCGTGGGCGGTGCTGCGGCGCGCGAGGTCGAGCCCGGTGTGCCGGCGCCCGACGGGGACGGTGCGCAAGTTGGGCTGCCGGCTGGTGCTGACCTACTTGCCGCGGGAGGTGCTCGACGCGAGGTGGGACGTGGTCGTCGTCAACGGGCCGAGCGGGGCAGGTCCCGGGGAGCCGGGGAGGATGGGCGCCATATACACCACGGCCGCGCGCGTGACGGGGGGCGAAGCGGTGGACGTGACGGTGCACGAGATGAACCGGACGAAGGGAAGATCTGACGCCACCGCCAATCTTCTCCACCCAGCGGCGCCATGGATGCCGACCGACGAGCGCCTCATCGCGGCTGCTGGCCGATGA